GACCGCTACGGCAACCGGTACGACGAGCCGACCGGCGCCTTCGCCGGCGGGTACGACGCCCCCCGGGGCGGCTACGACGCGCCGCGCGGCCCGGGTGGGCCCGGCGCGGGTGGCCCGATGGGCCCGGGCGGGCAGCTGGGCCACGGCGGTCCGCCGCAGCGTGGCCTGCCCGCCGGGCCGGGCCGGTACGGCCAGGAGGAGCCGGGTCGCTACGCCCCGGAGGAGCCGGGCCGCTACGGCCAGGACGAGCCGGGCCGGTTCGACGGTTTCGAGGCCGGCCGGCACGGCCGGGCCGACATGACCGCCGAGATCCGGATGCCGGAGCGCGACCTGCGCGACATGCGGGGCCCCGGTCCGGCCGGCCCGCCGCCCATGCCGCCGCAGGGGCACGGCGGCCCACCGCCGATGGCCGGCCCGCCCATGGGTGGCCCGCCGATGGTGGGGCCGCCGATGGCCGGCCCGCCCGGCAGCGACCTCTACCGGGTGGACCAGATCCGGCGCAGCTTCCAGGTGCGTCGCTTCGGCAGCGGGTACGACCCGGACCAGGTCGACCGCTTCTTCGAGACGCTGCTCGGCGGCATGCAGGGCCGCAACCCGATGCCGGTGAACCCGCGTGACCTGGACACCCTGCGGTTCGGGCTGGTCCAGGGCGGCTACTTCGAGGCCGAGGTCGACGCCGCCCTCAAGGACGTGCAGGACATCCTGCTCGGCCGCTGACCGACGCGACGAGGGCCCGCTCCCCGATGGGGGCGGGCCCTCGTGTCGTCCGGCGCGGTGGCGCGGTTCAGGACCGCAGGCCGTTGCGGCGCAGCACCGCGTCGCCGACGACGATCGCCAGCAGCAGCACGGCGAGGCCGACCAGCCAGATGTCCTCGACCCTGCCCTCGTGGTTGCCGCAGAGCATCGCCAGCAGCGCCAGCGCGGAGAGCACCGCGCCGATCCGTCCGGACTTGCGGTGCCCGGGCTTGTGCTGATCTGGCGCGGTTACCGGCTCGCTTCCTGCCACTGTCGGTCCTTCCCTCGCGATCGGATCTCCGAGTAGTCTGGCACGCCCCCTGCCGGGCCCGGTGCGGGGTCCGGCCCGACCGGGGCACGCGAACGGGGGACACGCCCCCGCGACCCGGGCCGTTGGACCCCTTCCGGTCCGGGCGGGTCGGCTCTACCGGCGTCGCGGGACGGCGAGGACACTGCCTCCGGTAGCGTCGGGACGTACACCTTGATTGTCGTTTTGAGGGGGACTGCGGTGCGAGTGACCGGTACGGGACATGCCAGCATGCGGATCGACACGGCCGCGGGCAGCATCCTGTGCGACCCGTGGGTCAATCCCGCCTACTTCGCCTCCTGGTTCCCCTTCCCCGACAACTCCCTGCTCGACTGGGAGACGCTGGGCCAGGTCGACTACCTGTACGTCTCGCACCTGCACCGGGACCACTTCGACGCGAAGCACCTGCGGGACTTCGTGTCGAAGGACGCCACCGTGCTGCTGCCCGAGTTCCCCACCTCCGAGATGGAGGACGAGCTGCGGGAGTTGGGCTTCACGAAGTTTCTCAAGGCGCCGAACGAGCAGGTCGTGGAGCTGCCCGGCGGCCTGAAGATCATGATCCAGGCGTTGACCAGCCCGACCGACGGCCCGATCGGCGACTCCTCGCTCTGGGTGGAGTACGACGGCGTCCGGCTGCTCAACCAGAACGACGCCCGCCCGACCGACCTGAGCGTCTTCGCCGAGCTGGGCCACGTGCACGCGCACATGCTCCAGTTCTCCGGGGCGATCTGGTACCCGATGGTCTACGAGCTGCCGCAGGCGGCGAAGACCGCGTTCGGCAAGCAGAAGCGGGAGCGGCAGTTCGACCGCACCTGGCGCTACATCGACGACCTGAAGGCCGACCACGTCTTCCCGATCGCCGGTCCGCCCTGCTTCCTCGACGACGCGCTGTGGCAGTTCAACGACATCCACGGCGACGAGGGCAACATCTTCCCCGACCAGTCCGTCTTCCTCGCCGAGTACGCCAAGGTCGGCGGCACCAACGGCATCGTGCTGCTGCCGGGCAGCGTCACCGAGGTCACCACCGAGGGCGCGACGACCACCCACCCGGTGCCGGTGGAGGAGTTCTTCGCGAACAAGGCCGCCCACCTCGAGGAGATGCGGGAGCGCAAGCGGCCGGTCATCGAGGCGGAGAAGGCGTCCTGGCGGCACCCCGAGGTGGACGTGCTCGGCGAGATGAAGCGCCGCATCGAGCCGCTGCTCGACGAGTCGATCTACCTGGCCAAGGGGGTTGGCGGCCCGGTCCGCTTCGACCTCGTCGGCTACGACGGGGAGAGCGTCGAGTCGATCGTGGTGGACTTCCCCGGCAAGGAGGTCCGCCCGTACGCCGACGAGAAGGTGCGCTACCGGTTCCGTACCGAGCGGGCGCTGATCGAGCACCTGCTGCACATCGGCGAGGTGGACTGGGTCAACTCGCTCTTCCTCTCCTGCCGTTTCTCGGCCGCCCGGATCGGCCAGTACAACGAGTTCGTCTACGCCTTCTTCAAGTGCCTCTCCACCGAGCGGCTCCAGTACGCCGAGGGCTGGTACGACGAGCACGAGCGCACCAGCGACGCCGAGGACATCACCCTCGGCGACTGGGTGGTGCAGCGCCGCTGCCCGCACCTGAAGGCCGACCTGACCCGCTTCGGCATCGTCGACGGTGACCAGCTCACCTGCCAGCTGCACGGCTGGAAGTTCGACCTGCCCAGCGGGCGCTGCCTGACCAGCGTGGGGCACAAGGTCCGGGCGCACCGCGCCGACGCGAACACCCCGGCCCCGGCCG
This genomic interval from Micromonospora coxensis contains the following:
- a CDS encoding Rieske 2Fe-2S domain-containing protein, whose amino-acid sequence is MRVTGTGHASMRIDTAAGSILCDPWVNPAYFASWFPFPDNSLLDWETLGQVDYLYVSHLHRDHFDAKHLRDFVSKDATVLLPEFPTSEMEDELRELGFTKFLKAPNEQVVELPGGLKIMIQALTSPTDGPIGDSSLWVEYDGVRLLNQNDARPTDLSVFAELGHVHAHMLQFSGAIWYPMVYELPQAAKTAFGKQKRERQFDRTWRYIDDLKADHVFPIAGPPCFLDDALWQFNDIHGDEGNIFPDQSVFLAEYAKVGGTNGIVLLPGSVTEVTTEGATTTHPVPVEEFFANKAAHLEEMRERKRPVIEAEKASWRHPEVDVLGEMKRRIEPLLDESIYLAKGVGGPVRFDLVGYDGESVESIVVDFPGKEVRPYADEKVRYRFRTERALIEHLLHIGEVDWVNSLFLSCRFSAARIGQYNEFVYAFFKCLSTERLQYAEGWYDEHERTSDAEDITLGDWVVQRRCPHLKADLTRFGIVDGDQLTCQLHGWKFDLPSGRCLTSVGHKVRAHRADANTPAPAGEAVS
- a CDS encoding DivIVA domain-containing protein; protein product: MASQGQRFRRKALRRGYKVDEVDAFLDRVEATLAGQPVGAPVASQEVHDVVFRVRFNGYDEWQVDLHLDRVERQLAELEERGGLAGGRSGDLRASADRLGPPMRDDHRGLSPVPQPLPPRGMPAQPGPPDRYGNRYDEPTGAFAGGYDAPRGGYDAPRGPGGPGAGGPMGPGGQLGHGGPPQRGLPAGPGRYGQEEPGRYAPEEPGRYGQDEPGRFDGFEAGRHGRADMTAEIRMPERDLRDMRGPGPAGPPPMPPQGHGGPPPMAGPPMGGPPMVGPPMAGPPGSDLYRVDQIRRSFQVRRFGSGYDPDQVDRFFETLLGGMQGRNPMPVNPRDLDTLRFGLVQGGYFEAEVDAALKDVQDILLGR
- a CDS encoding DUF2631 domain-containing protein, which encodes MAGSEPVTAPDQHKPGHRKSGRIGAVLSALALLAMLCGNHEGRVEDIWLVGLAVLLLAIVVGDAVLRRNGLRS